A stretch of the Capsicum annuum cultivar UCD-10X-F1 chromosome 8, UCD10Xv1.1, whole genome shotgun sequence genome encodes the following:
- the LOC124886520 gene encoding receptor-like protein Cf-9, whose protein sequence is MFTINPNGSGGCYNSKTLSWNESTDCCSWNGIHCDEMMGQVIELDLLCSGLLVSFQHLMHLDLMYSGFTGVIPEEISHLSKLQVLSISTVDPYGLRLGSYNFEPLLKNLIQLRKLHLDSVSICSTIPLNFSSYLATLWLPSTQLRGVLPERVFHLSNLEHLDLSFNSLTGPIPSNVSGLQNLQLLYLSSNYLNGTIPSFIFSLPSLQLLDLRNNSFSGKIQEFKFNNTLEFVSVKQNQLQGPIPKSLLDLQDLKLKTAKNWTYTLQCYYIRMHSLLLRRLENKEVYRNYGEQNIL, encoded by the exons ATGTTTACCATTAATCCTAATGGTTCTGGTGGTTGTTACAATTCAAAAACTCTTTCATGGAACGAGAGCACAGATTGTTGCTCATGGAATGGAATTCATTGCGACGAGATGATGGGACAAGTGATTGAGCTTGATCTCCTTTGCAGCGGACTGCTTGTCTCATTCCAACA CTTGATGCATCTTGATTTGATGTATTCAGGTTTTACAGGTGTAATCCCAGAAGAAATCTCTCACCTTTCTAAATTACAAGTTCTTAGTATATCGACCGTTGATCCGTATGGTCTTAGACTTGGGTCTTACAATTTTGAACCGCTCCTTAAGAACTTGATCCAATTAAGAAAGCTTCACCTTGACTCAGTGAGCATCTGTTCCACCATTCCTCTGAATTTCTCATCTTATTTAGCAACTCTATGGCTTCCAAGCACGCAGTTACGTGGGGTATTGCCCGAAAGAGTTTTCCACCTTTCCAACTTGGAACACCTTGACTTATCATTCAATTCCCTAACTGGTCCGATTCCATCCAACGTAAGTGGACTCCAAAACCTACAATTACTCTACTTGTCATCAAACTACTTGAATGGGACTATACCTTCCTTTATATTCTCCCTCCCGTCTCTACAATTGTTAGACTTGAGAAATAACTCTTTCAGTGGCAAAATTCAGGAGTTCAAGTTCAATAATACATTGGAATTCGTTTCTGTAAAACAAAATCAGCTGCAAGGTCCTATTCCAAAGTCACTCCTAGACCTGCAGGACCTCAAATTAAAGACTGCTAAAAACTGGACATATACCTTACAGTGCTATTATATCCGAATGCACAGTTTGTTGCTGAGAAGGCTAGAAAACAAGGAGGTATACCGTAACTACGGAGAGCAAAACATACTGTAg